A segment of the Streptomyces sp. P9-A2 genome:
CGATGTTGGGGTCACCGATGTGCAGGATCGTGTGGCCGTTGCGGAAGGGTTCCATGACCGTGGTGCCGCGCCACATGGTGATGCCGGAGAAGTGCGGCTCGGAGAGCTCGGGGAACATCTGCTTGCGGATGGCGGACTTGATGCCGTCGGCGGCGATGACCGCCGCGTGGCGCACCTGCTCCGTGCGGCCGTCGGCGTGCAGGAGGTGGAGCGTCACACCGGTCTCGTCCTGCGAGTAGCCGGTGACACCGGTGCCGAGGCGGATCGCGTCCGCGCCGAGCCGCTCGAGCGCGACCTTGTAGAACAGCATCTGGAGGGTGCCCCGGTGCACGAAGCGCTGCTCGTGCAGGTAACCCATGTGTACGCCGCACTTCTCGGCGTAGATCTCCTGGCCGAAGTGGTTGTAGAAGATCGAGTCCTCCGCGTCGACGGAGATCGCACGGAACTCCTCGAGCAGGCCGAGGTCGTCGATCTCGGCCGTGCCGACGGTCTTGATGTCGACGCCGACGCCGAGCGGCTTGAGCTCGGGCACGAGCTCGTAGACGACCGGGCGGAAGCCTTTCTGGTGCATGCGGAGCGCGGTGAGCAGGCCGGCCGGCCCGGCGCCGATGATCGCGATGTCGAGATCGGTGGTGGTCATGTCGTTGTCCTCGTCGTTTGAGGGGGGACGGGTGGGTGGTCAGGAGGCCGGAGCGGAGAGCTCGGCGAGGAAGCCGGTGGTGGCCGCCCAGGCGCGCGCGGCGCTGCGCGCGTTGTAGGCGAACACCTCGGGCTCGGGGGAGGCGGCGACCTTCGGGCTGGTGAAGGCGTGGGTGGTGCCGCTGTAGAGGTGGAACTGGTGGTCCAGCCCGGCGGAGCTCAGGTGTTCCTCGAGCCGGTGCCGCATGTCAGGCGTCGCCATCGGGTCGTCGGCGCCGATCATCAGCAGCACGGAGCCCGATCCCGGAGTGCTCCAGTCCTGGTCGAGCAGGTCGAGCCCGGGGTGCACCGCGGCGACGCCGGCGACGACTGCCCCGGTGCGGAGGTACTCGAGCGCCGAGGAGCCGCCGAAGCAGTAACCGAGGAGGGCCAGCGGACGGCCGGCGAACTCCGGCTGCGCGTCGAGCGCCGCGTGGGCGGCGGCGACGCGCCCCAGCCACCGGTCGCGGTCCTGGGCCATGGCACCGATCAGCGGCCCGATCTCGGCGACCGAGGCAGGCGTGGCGCGCTCGCCCCATACGTCGGCCAGAAACACCGGATGTCCGGCCGCGGCGAGCCGCGTCGCGTGGCCGATCATCTCCTCGCTGACGCCGAAGGCGTCGTGGATGAGCAGGACCGCGGCGGCGGAGGAGTCGCCGGCCGCTTCGCCCTGAGGCGCCATGACCAGACCCAGCATGCGGGTCCCCTCGTGCTGGTACTCGACGTCACGGCCGGCTGCCTGGGTCACGGTTCCCTGCCTCTCTGCGTATGGGGTATGGCATGCGCCACACGGTGATCCGAAACCGTAGGCGAGATCGTGTACGATTTCAACCACGATTTGCGGCCACAGAGGGTCTTGCGTTACAGGCGATTCTGTATATGGTTTCGCACACGATCCTGAAGTGTTCGGCACCACAGCCCGTACGTACCAGCCAGGGAGCGCCCGATCCCATGTCAGAGATGCCCACGGCCGCCCGGCCGACCACCGGCGTGACATCGCCGCCCGCACCGGCCTCCGCCCCGGCCGCCCCTGTGAAGCACAGCAGTGGCGGGGCCTGGTTCGCCTCCCGCTTTGCCGTCATCGGAGTCTGGATCGGGCTCGCGGTCCTCTTCGCGGTCCTCCGTCCCGACGCCTTCATGGCGTCGGGCAGCCTCAAGGTGATCTTCGGCAGTCAGAACCAGGCGGCGCTCGTCTTTCTGACCGCCGCCCTGCTCTGCACGATCATCGTCGGTGAGTTCGTCGACATGTCGGTCGCCTCCAACTTCGGGCTCGCCGCCATCATGCTGACGGTCCTCAACGTCAACCACGGGTGGAGCGTGTGGGCGGCGGCGCTCGCCGCGATCGTCCTGTCCACCGCGGTGGGCGCCGTGAACGGCTGGCTGGTGGTCAAGGTCGGCGTCAACACCATCGTGGTGACGCTCGGCATGGGCACCTTCCTCCTCGGCATCGCGCTCTGGGTCTCCGACCTGATGCCGGTCAGCGGCCTCCCCACGGACTTCAAGGACATCGCGCTCCTGCCGGTCGCCGGCCTTCCCATCAGCTTCTTCTACGGGCTCGCGCTCATGCTCGGGTTCGCCTACGTCCTGCACTTCACGCCGCTGGGCCGCACCATGCGCTTCGTCGGTGAGAGCCGTGAGGTCAGCCGACTGGCCGGTGTGCGCGTGACACGTGTCCGCATCGGGGCCTTCACGACCGCGGGCCTCATCGCCGGCGTGGGAGGAGTGCTCTCCGCAGCGGCCACCGGCGGCTTCGACCCCAACGTGTCGCAGAGCTACCTGCTGCCGATCTTCGCGGCGACCTTCCTCGGCACGGCGATCCTGCAGCCGGGGCGGTTCAACCCGATCGGCACCCTCATCGCCGTCTTCTTCCTGGCCACCGGCGTGCTCGGGCTCCAGCTCCTGGGCGCGACCTCATGGGTCACGAGCGTCTTCTACGGCGGCGTCCTCGTCGTCGCCGTCACCATCTCGACCGTGCTGCGCAGCCGCTCGCGCTGATCACCCGCCGGTCGCTCTCCCGGATCAGCAGCCCCCGCCACCGTGTCATTCTCAGCAAACAACGGAGTTCGCCATGAGACCCGCACGTTCCACCCGTCGCGCCCGCACCTGGGCCGCGGCCGCAGGCGTCGCCCTCCTCGCCGGTTCCCTCGCCGCCTGCGGCGGTGACTCGAAGGACACCGCGTCCGCCGGCGCCGACGGCGCGACCGCCGCGGCCGACGACAAGCTGGCCGCCGCGATGAAGGCGCTGGACGCCTACCCCGTCCCGACGGAGAAGCTCGACAAGGTCGGCTCCGTCGCCGGAAAGACGGTCTACTACGTCCCGATCACCAAGCAGGCGCCGATGTTCACCACCACGGAGAAGACGCTCGCCGTCGCCGCCAAGGCCGCGGGCCTGCGCCTCCAGGTCTGCGACGGCAAGGGCACGCCGACCGACATCGGCGGCTGCATCGGCCAGGCGACGGACGCCAAGGCCGCGGCCATCATCGCGGACGCCATCCCGTACGGCCTGGCCGCCAACGGCTTCGACGCCGCGCAGAAGGCCGGCATCCCGGTCGTCATCAGCAACCAGGTGCCCGACCCCGCCCACCCGGCCTCCAAGACGCTCACCTGGGTGCACGTCCCCGGGACCGAGCAGCAGATCCGCATCTTCGACTGGATCGCCGCGGACGCCAAGGGCAAGGCCAACATCCTGGTCAACCAGAGCTCCGACGGCCCGTCGCCCGCCAGCTACGTCGCCGACGCCAAGGCCGCGCTGAAGAAGAGCTGCCCCGACTGCAAGCTGACGATCAACAAGGTCACGTCCTCCAACTTCGCGCTCGTCCCCTCCTCGACCAGCGCCGTGCTGCTCAAGGACCCGAGCATCAACTACGTCGACGCGCAGTTCGAGCAGTACCTGCAGCCGACCCAGGGCGGTGTCCAGCAGACGTCGCGCACGGACATCAAGGTCGTCACCGGCTCCGCCTCCCTCGGCGGCCTGAAGGCCCTCAAGTCCGGTTCGCTGGCGGCCGTCACCGCCCAGGCCGCGGCCTTCCAGGGCTGGGTCAACACCGATGCGGCGCTGCGCCTGATCCTCGGCCGGCCGGTGCCGGAGTACAACATCCCGACCCGCCTGTTCACGAAGGACAACATCGACGACGTCAAGCTGACCGAGGAGGCGGAGCTCTCCGGCGAGTGGTTCGGCCCGGCCACCTTCACCGACGACTTCAAGAAGCTGTGGGGCGTCGCGTGAGCGGGCTCCACAAGTCGGCCCCGGCGGGAGAGACCGTTCTCCCGCCGGCCCCCCGGCTCGCTGTCGAGGGGGTCTCGATGACCTTCGGCAGCGCCACGGTCCTGCGCGACGTCGCCATGGATGTGCGTCCCGGAGAGATCCACGCCCTCATCGGGCAGAACGGGTCGGGCAAGTCCACCCTCGCCAAGATCCTCACCGGTCTCCACTGCCCCGACGCGGGCAGCCGTGTCACGGTCGACGGCGTCGACCTGCGGCTCCCGATCCGGCCCGACGAGTCCCGTGCCGCGGGGGTCGCGGTCGTGCACCAGAACCTCGGCCTGGTGCCGGACGCCACCGTGCTGGAGAACACCCGGCTCGGCCGGTTCAAGGGCTCGCGCTTCCTGCGCCGGATCGA
Coding sequences within it:
- a CDS encoding dienelactone hydrolase family protein; this translates as MTQAAGRDVEYQHEGTRMLGLVMAPQGEAAGDSSAAAVLLIHDAFGVSEEMIGHATRLAAAGHPVFLADVWGERATPASVAEIGPLIGAMAQDRDRWLGRVAAAHAALDAQPEFAGRPLALLGYCFGGSSALEYLRTGAVVAGVAAVHPGLDLLDQDWSTPGSGSVLLMIGADDPMATPDMRHRLEEHLSSAGLDHQFHLYSGTTHAFTSPKVAASPEPEVFAYNARSAARAWAATTGFLAELSAPAS
- a CDS encoding ABC transporter permease, which gives rise to MSEMPTAARPTTGVTSPPAPASAPAAPVKHSSGGAWFASRFAVIGVWIGLAVLFAVLRPDAFMASGSLKVIFGSQNQAALVFLTAALLCTIIVGEFVDMSVASNFGLAAIMLTVLNVNHGWSVWAAALAAIVLSTAVGAVNGWLVVKVGVNTIVVTLGMGTFLLGIALWVSDLMPVSGLPTDFKDIALLPVAGLPISFFYGLALMLGFAYVLHFTPLGRTMRFVGESREVSRLAGVRVTRVRIGAFTTAGLIAGVGGVLSAAATGGFDPNVSQSYLLPIFAATFLGTAILQPGRFNPIGTLIAVFFLATGVLGLQLLGATSWVTSVFYGGVLVVAVTISTVLRSRSR
- a CDS encoding sugar ABC transporter substrate-binding protein → MRPARSTRRARTWAAAAGVALLAGSLAACGGDSKDTASAGADGATAAADDKLAAAMKALDAYPVPTEKLDKVGSVAGKTVYYVPITKQAPMFTTTEKTLAVAAKAAGLRLQVCDGKGTPTDIGGCIGQATDAKAAAIIADAIPYGLAANGFDAAQKAGIPVVISNQVPDPAHPASKTLTWVHVPGTEQQIRIFDWIAADAKGKANILVNQSSDGPSPASYVADAKAALKKSCPDCKLTINKVTSSNFALVPSSTSAVLLKDPSINYVDAQFEQYLQPTQGGVQQTSRTDIKVVTGSASLGGLKALKSGSLAAVTAQAAAFQGWVNTDAALRLILGRPVPEYNIPTRLFTKDNIDDVKLTEEAELSGEWFGPATFTDDFKKLWGVA